In Oceanobacillus sp. FSL K6-2867, one DNA window encodes the following:
- a CDS encoding DUF4181 domain-containing protein, whose translation MVSILIILFSILILDQFINRSLIKKLHIEKAELESKYVNKLHKYGERVLYWSSFIVMIISIQEFHHLRLFIFIGMAILFAFRTIMKWNFMKESKTYFLSAVTCGLFIAGLIVYGVTHYV comes from the coding sequence GTGGTATCCATTTTAATCATTTTATTCAGTATTCTTATCTTAGACCAATTTATAAATAGGAGTCTAATCAAGAAATTGCATATTGAAAAGGCGGAATTAGAAAGTAAATATGTAAACAAACTACATAAATATGGTGAGAGGGTACTCTACTGGTCTAGTTTTATTGTGATGATTATTTCAATACAGGAATTTCATCATCTCAGGTTATTCATTTTTATTGGTATGGCTATTTTATTCGCTTTCCGTACCATTATGAAATGGAATTTTATGAAAGAAAGCAAAACGTATTTTCTAAGTGCTGTAACTTGTGGATTATTTATTGCGGGATTAATTGTTTATGGTGTAACACATT